AGTGGCTGCTGGTCTTCCCCTGCCACCTACGATCACGCCGCCTGGTTGCAGCACCGGCAGCGCAACCAACAGCAATGTCGGTTGTCTGATCATCGAGCCGCATCTCTTTGCGGCGGCGGACAACTTCAAGAAGGAACTGACAGCGGCTGCGGCAGCTGGAGCACCTTTGGGATTGTTCCAGAACCTGGCCAACCAAGTGCAGAACGCCAATCGTTTGAACGGCAGCTGCCCGAGCTTACCCATGGGTAATCCcactcctccgccgccgccgccagcGCCACCAGCCTCCAAGGTGCGAAGGGTACAACCTTCGCCGCAAACCACGGCCATCAACCTAAGTTGCTCCGGAGGGAATTCCGTAcaaacgcagcagcagcagtcaatgcaaatgccacaaattcaacagcaacaacagccgtCGCCCGCCAAAACGCGTAAGATTTGCGATCCGCGTTTTCCGAGCGATTGGGACGTCTCTGCCGTGCTACAGGCCAACAGAGAACTTGACGCAAACACTCTTTTCTTCTTGAGTCTGGCGCGGCAGGTGCGAGCTATGCCCATGAAATTCCAGTCGCTCGCCAAGATGCGTTGCATGCGAATCGTCAGTGATTTGGAGCTAGAGCTGGAGAACTTTGATTGCAACGGTGGAGCGCCACCGCCGGATGATTcaggcggaggaggagctgggAATCTCAAGTACTGCAGCATAGATActccgccaccgccgccgcagGACGGCTCCGTGGTCATACCCCCGCCGCCAGTCGGCCCCGAGGGCTCCACGGAGCACTTTGTGTATGTGATGTCGCCGTCGCGTGTGGAGAGCATGATAGACATCTCCTCCGACGAGGAGGCGACCATGAATGGAGCGCCCTCCACGGGCCAGGTTTAAGCGTATTCGTACAAGTTATctctaaattaaaattaaattaatctCAACTAGGTTCCTTCGGTTGGTCTTTCAATCAGTTTATTTTGGAGCGGCGGGTGATCCGATGCTTAGGTGtacaaaatgtggaaaaatCTCCGGGACCCGGCAATTTGATGGTACATGACTTTAGTGCGAATGAATTTCATTCAAAATCTCGATGACGAAGGCATCCTCTACTTAGGACTGCACCTTGCCCTTGGTGGTGAAGGCGAAGTATGCGAATCCGCCGACCAAGAAGGCGGCCAAAAGCTCAGCCTTGATCCAGGGACCCTTGTAGGCACCCTTGGTGGGCACGGAAATGTCGAGCAGCGACTTCACCGATGAAACCTTGTCGCCATCCCGCTGGGCCTTGCGCACATTGGCATAGCCATCCTCGTCGAAGAGACGCACCTGAACATTGCCGCTGCTGCCCTGCTTGATATCCTCCACCCAGCTCACCTAGTGCAGAACAGAGATTAGCCTTTGCACAAAACTTGACGGGGCTACTACTGGCTCACCTGGTACTTGTTGTCGCCCACCTTGGCCACCGGCACCACCTTGCCGCAGGGGAACTCGGCGAACAGGCTGGCGGGAGCGGCTCCGCTGCACTGCAGCGTGAACTCGCCCACATGGGCCAGCTGGGTCAGAATCGTGGCATCCTGGGTGCTGAAAGAGCTCACGGTGGCCTTGCAGCTACCGTAGACGCCGGACGCACAAACGGCGGCAATCAGGCAAATGGCGAACAGTTGACGGGACATCTTGATCAAGTTATGAGGTGGTTTTTATTTAGTAATCAATGGAATAGGCGGAACTCTACGGCTATCCAACTCGGCGACCTGCGACTTTCTTTCTCTCTGGAAGCGAACGCCACGACAGCACCATACATACGTCACGTCACTTGACAGCTACGAAAATTGCCGAAGTCGTACCAGTTCGATGGTCACACTGGTCGTGACCAGGGATGGCAACGCTCAGTCGAGAATAGCTACAAAATAGCTAGTAGCCCGTGGTAAATTTTTCCGATTTTTTACTTGTTATATCTAAAAATACAGTTTTAGAAAGCGGTTTTTTGTAGTTTCCTAATGACATCTATATGTTAAGATTTCTCCGGGAATGTTTGTCGTTCGAATATGATAGCAATTAGTACGTATACGtaaatgttataaaattcatataaaatttgtatatacaagtattaaaaataagtgcgtatacataaaaaatataaaaatatgggattcattttatttggaataaaGTTATTACTAATGATGTCAGTCCTGTCAAAATAAATCTTTCCTAATTATAGGGGCATTGAGATATGTAGACTTAATTTCCTCCCATATCAATTCAATTTCTAgcgatttcaatttcaaatatataatttgaaaatatcgaattttaaataaaaaacaattatattaaagttaaatattaataaattaaattaaatttataaataaaaatataatgacAAATAGAATTCTTCACCAACAGGTTAAATTTTTGTAGTCTTACTTTGATTAAAAGACTAAAattcttattaaattatatttatacaaaattgtaaTGTTTTAAGGAAAAATTGCTCAGCTATGATCGAGTACCGAATGCAATCCATCACTTTGGAGGATTCTGCTTTAGATCGCTATTGCGCTGATATTAAAAACATCAAAGTGAACTTTGATCAAATTGGTGGCTTAATTTGTACTTAGGCAAATACCCAAAGTTCCTTGTCTAAAACGTCTTTGAGGGGATTCCTTTTGCAATACATTTACGTTGGGCTGActtcatttaaaatatgtatgtaagtatctatttaatttaaagtcaATAGATAAAGTCCAGGCCGTTCCAGTCACAGTAATTTCGTACCGACTGCatttctaattaaaataaGTTTTCGTCTGACAGTTTTGCTATGGTACCGTTCTGTGATCGGTTACGACTAAGTCCAATATTTATGGCACTTCGATTGCAATTGATTTCGAATTGCAGCAGTGTCAGAGGAAACGGGAGTCCTGTCCAATCGTTGGGGGAGTCTTCAAAGTCGGGCCATAAGCACCGAGTATTGACTGGTGGCAGTGATTAATGCCCATCCAACTGGAATGGGGCTTTCAGCTTTGTTTTAAGTACATTTTATTGGCAATCGGAAAATCGGATACTATCGTATAAATACTTTGGCTAACAGGCATACGAATGTATGCGGATGTGACCTTGAAGTGGGCCTgatttggttttgctttttttgtttacggttttatgccattttgtgtttgtgtttgccgCCACCGTTCGAATCGGCTCCATTTTGCTATGTTCGTTACTTTCCTTTGATTGCCACCGCGCACGGAACTTTTCCACCGAACTTTGCATGTCTTTGATGAATTTGAAATTGTCACAAATGTGAAAGTTTTTCACTTGCCATCCCATCCGGTTGCCCAtccgcagatacagatactcaTACTCATACTAATACCGGCAACAACTGAATTTGCATCTAACATTTTGCTGACATTGAGCGACTTGTACGCATTTCtccttcctcctcctcccctCTTCTCACCACTCTGCCAGCCTTTTtcctgcttcttttttttggctactattcattcattcatggccggatttgcatatttgccaaaaatgcCGTAATCCTTTCGATTAAGAGGCGTTCGGTGGGTGATTcgcaaatgaaaacaaaagttcGTGCGGGTTCATTGAGTCGCAGTCGAAAACTTGCCAGACCCACCGGAATTGCACGTGTCTTTGGGGGAGGAGTGGGTTGATCCGGGGTTGGCAGGTGGATCGACGGATGCATTGGGCAAAATAAAGTGCACTCTGACCGGAAACGAAATTGGTACTTAGATTGCAAACATAGAAGCAGGCGCGATTGTGTATAAGCCAAATTTTGGCGTTCTATATtctacaatattttaattttgggAGTTTTTCAACAACtcgcaaaaataaatattacaataaacctaagtttttaaaagtttttcatatAAAAAACGAACCAATTATTAACAGGATACATTTACTAATCGAGTATAATAGCTCATTTGTAAGGGACATtaccttttttaatttttcctaGATCACTccaatttctttcagtgtgctTCGGTGGATGGTTGTCTGACGTGTGGGTGTGAGCAGGAAATGGAACAAAGAACCGAACTGTAAGGAGAGCCTGAGCCAGCATAACAGGCGACTCCTTGCCAACGTTGCGATTTTGTTGATTGTTTGTTGGCAACATAAACGAACCTCCCCCccccacccaaaaaaaaaccgattccgattccgattccggtTCGGAGTCCGAAATTCTTCATTCACAAAACGCAGTCGGTGCAGGGCATTCGAGCCAAGTGGACGTGGAAGCCACCTCGATCTCGGCCAGACGGGGATCGCATTTGCAAAGTGGCTTTCGCTTTCGTGACGGATCACGGTTCACGGTTGGCGGCTCGTTGGTGCCTCGCTTGTGGGTTTCCATTTCAGACCGTCAGCTTTGTTGACAAAGTTATTGCCTCCGGCTTAATGACTTCGTAATTGATTTGCATTCGATGTGCCACATTGATTGGCAATTGAAACGTAAGGCACCCTTCTTGCAACTCCGGCCCAAAAGCTCTTCACCATCGAGGGCTCACTCCATTTCGGTAACCGCTCATTGTCACCGTTGCTAATCAAGGTTATCAAGGATAAACTGGCTGTCACTATGTCGCTGTCTGTGGCCAGCCGTCGTCGCCTCCAGACGACAAACGCATCATCGTCCGTGGTGAACCCATCCTCATCCACTTCCGGCGGGCGCTATCACCTGCCGCTGTCCGTGCGGAAGCAGCACTCCTTCATCGAGCCCACGTCCAGATTTTCGACCCAGCAGAGAGGCTACCTCTCCAGAGGTCTCTCCGTGGGCCGATCCATCGAGAACATCCGCCAGAAGCTCTATCCCGTGGGCAGGCAGGCATCTCTGGCCGTCGAGGAGACCGCGCCGCGTACTGCACCCCGCATCACGGCGTCACAGGTGCAGGGCTTACGGCTGAGGGACAGAAGTCTGGTGGCCTGGTCTTCAACTTCGTCTTTGCTAAAGGATCAGGAGTCGGAAAGGGCTGCACAGGTGGAACAGCCCGAGGCGAAAATGTGAGTACTGCAACTGGATGATATGCTCAATATCACATCAGTTATATCACATCAGTTATTTTCTAATAGATGATTTCTAAAGGCAAGGGTTTAAGTAAGGGTTTGCCTATTGCTTTCCTGAAGTGTCGAAAGGTATTGTCGCACCTATGGAAACCCATCGGGTATTCTATTGTTTGACCTTGCTGCGTATTGGGTACCACTCACTGcatgcgtatacgtaataagCCCTATGAATCCAGCCGTAAATGCTGTCCTGATATCATCTATATAAATATGCCGAAAGTGACACTTTCGATATGGGCGTCGCGTCAAGTTGTATGTGCAATTTGCATGCTTCACGCCCAAATCAAACGTCAAAGTTTTATGTTCCAGTGCATAACACACGCTAGACATGCTCGAAGTAGGGAGCCAATGGAAGGAGCCGGCAACTCCCACGCAAAACATCGCCCACCGCCCATCGGCGGCACACTTAAGTCGATCATTGGCTCGAAACGCTGACAAGATAGCTGGCTGAAAAGCGGAAAACTTGCCTGATAGCAGCAGAGGCGGCGGGTTCAACGGCCGCCAGATTCGTCGACTCACTTTCATCGGTCGGCATTTCGGGCGCCAATTGGCAACGTAATTGACATGGTTTCCTTTCACCCGAGCGCGGTGGGTGTGGCGGAACCCAACACCCAAGttaatttctatttctgtGCCTTGCATGATTCGGAATCGAGAACAGCATAAATTGCCCCGCAACTAATGCcaaataatttgatttaaatttagccGGGTGGCGGGAGTAGGTCACTCGAaactttccattttcatttcccacTTTCCTcatgcatttccatttccatttcgatttcgatatCCTCAAACGTTACATTCTGTAGCTACAATATTCATTATACGTTTGCAGCAGCGCCAAGGCGGACAAGAATCGCATTAATCTGAATATAGTGCTGTCGCAGACCATAAGGGCCACCAACGAGAGAGAGCAGGAACCGGAAGTGGACGCGGACGCGGACCTGGAAGCGGAGCGAGCCAGCGATATCGAGGGCAGCCATCCGGTTGAGAACCCGGACATCCAATTGAGCATCTCGCCGGCGCTGACCGTCCAGCGGCGTCCGCCTTTGGTGCGTGCTATGTCCGCTCCGGTCCGCGGACTGGACGAGAGCAGCAAGGGCGTCATAGCCGCCAGCAAGCGCAGCCAGCAGAAATTGCGTCGACGCAAGATCTTCACGAGAACGCCCTCGTCCTCCGTACCGCTCGATGTCATCGGGGACAACTCTACGTCCTCGTCCTCCGTCGCCGGAAACGCATCCAAGAAGGCTTTGAATCGGGCACGCAGCGTCGTTGCACCCGATGTGATTACCCTGGTGTCCCTGTTGAGTTCCGAGGGCAGCGACTCCGAGCGGGAGGATAACAGTTCAGTGGCGGTATCATCGCCGCCAACTGGCGGGTCGGATAAACAAACATCGGGCGCCTCGCAGCGAAGGGCGCCTTTGTTGAGGAAGACGGGCAAATCGGGTAAGTGCCAAGATCTGCTTTGCCAACCGGTTGGGTTATCGGGTTAAAAACTGCGCTCAACACATTATCCGGctgcaaaatatttcatagCATACTTATTTGCAAATCCATTTCCGCCGTTAATATAGTAATAAATACTATATTTTGCTTGTATTTTTACTTAACATTTCTGGCTCACATGTTTCAAGTTAAAATCATAGAAATTGCAATACTTGCATTTCAAAGCCTATAAACTAACCAACTTCAATCATAGATTCGATTTTCCATTGCACTCTAAAACCATTGAAACCGAACTAAAGCTTTCTGGCAGTCTCGTTTCAAGACAGCTATCCGCCCACCTTCCAACTGGCCTCCAAGGAGTACTCGCACATGATACGCCGCGGTTCGATAGCACCTCTGGCAGCCCGAATCCGAGCCAATCGACCGCCCACAGCGCCGCCAGTTTCTATTTTCCTAACCGACGTCCAGGCCAAAATGGACCAGCAGCCGAAGAAGGAGGGTGGAGCTGACCCACCCGTTGTCACCTTATCGCCGGACGAGGCCAAGAAGGAGAACAATAACAACGCGGCCAATTGCGAGGACCAACAACCGCAGCCGGATCACAACTATCCGGCGTATGTGCGCAGTCTGAAGGAACGCGAGTGCTGGAAGTTGCACCAGAAGATGGGAGCCAAGGGCGTCAGTGTGAGCTATGAAACGGTGTTGAGGGGTATGCTCACGCCCACCGAGTTCCGGCACTTTCAAAAGCAGCGGGAGCAGGAGGAGGCCCGAGTTCTCGAGGAGGCGGAGGCCGCCGAAGCGGCTGCTGCAGCCGCAATCCTTGAGAGCGGCGAAAAGGATGGTCGCAAGCCTCCAGTCACGGCCATCGAACGCCTCTCGGAAGCTCTGCTCCAGAGCAAGTAGGGAACTGACGGATGGGAAACCAAGTTCCAGTTCCATGGAATCCGaccatttaattgcatttgcccCCAGAGGATGTAGTAGCAGTAGTGGAGCACTCGTTAAAACGCAATCGCACCTCGCTGAGACACCATATCCGGCGTCCACGCGTAGTTCTAGATGGTACCGTAGACCCATTGAACCCGTATTTACTGTATGGCAAGCTTATGTGGACGCTGAGCCTGGCCAATAATTGTAGACCCAACGTAGATCCTTAACAATAAAGAGTACTAGAAGACACCTCAAAGCCAGAGATTGTTGAACTTTTTGGCTAAGACGGTAGTTGGgtaatatttattgataaataTGGATAATATTTATTCGATATTACAAAGCAACAATTTTCCATGCATTCggtaaacaaatttaaatgaaacatGGTTGTTTttacaaaaatgcactttaaaAGATAGATCTTTGA
The sequence above is drawn from the Drosophila melanogaster chromosome 2R genome and encodes:
- the CG13203 gene encoding uncharacterized protein, isoform D — encoded protein: MSAPVRGLDESSKGVIAASKRSQQKLRRRKIFTRTPSSSVPLDVIGDNSTSSSSVAGNASKKALNRARSVVAPDVITLVSLLSSEGSDSEREDNSSVAVSSPPTGGSDKQTSGASQRRAPLLRKTGKSVSFQDSYPPTFQLASKEYSHMIRRGSIAPLAARIRANRPPTAPPVSIFLTDVQAKMDQQPKKEGGADPPVVTLSPDEAKKENNNNAANCEDQQPQPDHNYPAYVRSLKERECWKLHQKMGAKGVSVSYETVLRGMLTPTEFRHFQKQREQEEARVLEEAEAAEAAAAAAILESGEKDGRKPPVTAIERLSEALLQSK
- the CG13203 gene encoding uncharacterized protein, isoform C, which encodes MSLSVASRRRLQTTNASSSVVNPSSSTSGGRYHLPLSVRKQHSFIEPTSRFSTQQRGYLSRGLSVGRSIENIRQKLYPVGRQASLAVEETAPRTAPRITASQVQGLRLRDRSLVAWSSTSSLLKDQESERAAQVEQPEAKISAKADKNRINLNIVLSQTIRATNEREQEPEVDADADLEAERASDIEGSHPVENPDIQLSISPALTVQRRPPLVRAMSAPVRGLDESSKGVIAASKRSQQKLRRRKIFTRTPSSSVPLDVIGDNSTSSSSVAGNASKKALNRARSVVAPDVITLVSLLSSEGSDSEREDNSSVAVSSPPTGGSDKQTSGASQRRAPLLRKTGKSVSFQDSYPPTFQLASKEYSHMIRRGSIAPLAARIRANRPPTAPPVSIFLTDVQAKMDQQPKKEGGADPPVVTLSPDEAKKENNNNAANCEDQQPQPDHNYPAYVRSLKERECWKLHQKMGAKGVSVSYETVLRGMLTPTEFRHFQKQREQEEARVLEEAEAAEAAAAAAILESGEKDGRKPPVTAIERLSEALLQSK
- the CG13204 gene encoding uncharacterized protein, isoform B encodes the protein MDFLKPFQGPGRNSANGNGKSNDEDDTECDFGYQVLAKAASNGGEDELKITIATASAGCSSMGTHTVNTYTTALSSTSASGITSSLGATTPPNMISPGSNLGGTGGGSGSVGPQIHNSNSNGSATGSLNCAAVAPLSSMTPPATSGSNSAVVLPLPISPASSVAAAAAAVSKANANALASLANHLPMGLGVSGLAQQMFPLATLKAAAVAAGLPLPPTITPPGCSTGSATNSNVGCLIIEPHLFAAADNFKKELTAAAAAGAPLGLFQNLANQVQNANRLNGSCPSLPMGNPTPPPPPPAPPASKVRRVQPSPQTTAINLSCSGGNSVQTQQQQSMQMPQIQQQQQPSPAKTRKICDPRFPSDWDVSAVLQANRELDANTLFFLSLARQVRAMPMKFQSLAKMRCMRIVSDLELELENFDCNGGAPPPDDSGGGGAGNLKYCSIDTPPPPPQDGSVVIPPPPVGPEGSTEHFVYVMSPSRVESMIDISSDEEATMNGAPSTGQV
- the Tapdelta gene encoding Translocon-associated protein delta, isoform B — protein: MSRQLFAICLIAAVCASGVYGSCKATVSSFSTQDATILTQLAHVGEFTLQCSGAAPASLFAEFPCGKVVPVAKVGDNKYQVSWVEDIKQGSSGNVQVRLFDEDGYANVRKAQRDGDKVSSVKSLLDISVPTKGAYKGPWIKAELLAAFLVGGFAYFAFTTKGKVQS